The following are encoded in a window of Flavobacterium psychrotrophum genomic DNA:
- a CDS encoding GH92 family glycosyl hydrolase, with translation MKKLYTISVFLLGLFYGSAQNKDLVQYVNTLQGTFSTPDLSYGNTYPTVAMPFPVHAFSAQTGKSGDGWKYQYQADKIRGFQQVHQCSPWVNDYAVFSLFPVSGNLVVNEEERASKFSHSNETAKPYYYQVKFDNGINTEISPVTRGGHMKFSFPKGKKSYLVLDGYIKQSSVQINAKEKKITGWVHNGLLIPGNFKCYFEITFDKPFKSYGTWENKTNTIQSGQQSAEGDGKGAYLEFEEGAVVQVKIASSYISAEQAAVTMKKELGRDKKLEQTTRAAKDAWNALFNRVVVETKSEEDKATFYSCLFRANLFSHSFYEISKEGKPYYFSPYDGKVHDGYMFTDNGFWDTFRAQFPLSNILHPTMQGRYMQSLLDAQEQSGWLPTWSCPGMSGIMIGNHAISLLTDAWVKGVKGFDANKALEAYYHEVSNKGPWGGSNGREGHKEWFELGYIPMELAGESAAKTLEYAYDDWCGYQLAKAVGNEHYMKVFERQMYNYKNIYDPEVGFMRGKKQNGEWREDFKPLAWGNPFTEGNSWQYGWSVFHDVSGLVTLMGGKDKFANKLDTFFSMEPVYDVGSYGTVIHEMREMELAKMGQYAHGNQPVQHAAYLYNYVAQPWKSQYWSRKITGQLYNATEKGYPGDEDQGGMSSWYVLSSLGIYSVCPGTDQYVLGSPVFDKASVKMENGKTFTIVADGNSKENVYIQSATLNGKEYTKNYITYGDINSGGTLVLKMGNKPNTSRGIAPSDSPYSVSAKQ, from the coding sequence ATGAAAAAATTATATACTATATCCGTTTTCTTATTAGGCCTTTTTTATGGCAGTGCCCAAAACAAAGACCTGGTACAATATGTTAATACCCTGCAGGGTACATTTTCAACCCCGGACCTTAGTTATGGCAATACCTACCCAACGGTAGCCATGCCATTTCCGGTGCATGCTTTTTCGGCTCAGACCGGTAAAAGCGGCGACGGATGGAAATACCAGTACCAGGCCGATAAAATTCGTGGTTTTCAGCAGGTGCACCAGTGTAGCCCGTGGGTAAATGACTATGCTGTTTTTTCGCTGTTTCCAGTTAGCGGCAACCTTGTGGTAAACGAGGAAGAACGTGCTTCAAAATTCAGCCACAGTAACGAAACGGCTAAGCCTTACTACTACCAGGTAAAATTTGATAACGGCATCAATACCGAAATTTCTCCGGTAACCCGTGGCGGGCATATGAAGTTTAGCTTCCCGAAAGGGAAAAAATCATACCTCGTGTTAGATGGTTACATCAAGCAGAGTAGTGTGCAGATAAACGCCAAAGAAAAAAAGATAACAGGTTGGGTACATAATGGCCTGCTGATACCGGGCAATTTTAAGTGCTATTTCGAAATTACGTTTGATAAGCCTTTTAAAAGCTACGGTACCTGGGAGAACAAAACCAACACCATACAAAGCGGGCAGCAATCTGCCGAAGGTGATGGTAAGGGCGCCTATCTTGAATTTGAAGAAGGTGCTGTTGTACAGGTAAAGATTGCATCGTCTTACATAAGCGCAGAGCAGGCGGCTGTTACCATGAAAAAAGAACTTGGGCGCGACAAAAAGCTGGAGCAGACTACCAGGGCTGCTAAAGATGCCTGGAATGCACTTTTTAACAGGGTTGTGGTAGAAACAAAATCGGAAGAAGATAAGGCTACCTTTTATTCGTGTCTTTTCAGGGCTAACCTGTTTTCGCATTCTTTCTATGAAATTAGTAAAGAAGGCAAACCGTACTACTTTAGTCCTTATGATGGTAAAGTACACGATGGTTATATGTTTACCGATAATGGCTTTTGGGATACCTTCAGGGCGCAGTTTCCTTTGAGCAATATATTGCACCCTACAATGCAGGGGCGTTATATGCAATCGTTACTTGATGCCCAAGAACAAAGCGGCTGGCTGCCTACGTGGTCTTGCCCGGGTATGTCTGGCATTATGATAGGTAACCACGCTATATCTTTATTAACAGATGCATGGGTAAAAGGAGTTAAAGGCTTTGATGCCAATAAAGCGCTTGAGGCATACTATCATGAAGTGAGCAACAAAGGCCCGTGGGGTGGTTCTAACGGCAGGGAAGGCCATAAAGAATGGTTTGAACTGGGTTACATACCTATGGAATTGGCTGGTGAAAGCGCCGCCAAAACGCTGGAGTATGCTTATGATGACTGGTGCGGTTACCAACTGGCAAAAGCGGTAGGGAATGAGCATTATATGAAAGTTTTTGAAAGGCAGATGTACAATTATAAAAATATCTACGATCCTGAGGTTGGCTTTATGCGTGGCAAAAAGCAAAATGGTGAGTGGAGGGAAGATTTTAAACCACTGGCGTGGGGCAACCCTTTTACCGAAGGTAACTCATGGCAATACGGCTGGTCTGTATTTCATGATGTAAGTGGCCTTGTAACCCTTATGGGCGGGAAAGATAAATTTGCAAACAAACTGGATACCTTTTTTAGTATGGAACCCGTATATGACGTAGGAAGCTACGGTACGGTGATACATGAAATGAGGGAAATGGAACTTGCCAAAATGGGGCAGTATGCCCATGGCAACCAGCCGGTACAGCACGCAGCTTACCTATATAACTATGTGGCACAACCCTGGAAGTCGCAATACTGGTCAAGAAAAATTACCGGCCAGTTATACAACGCTACAGAAAAAGGATATCCCGGCGATGAAGACCAGGGAGGTATGTCATCATGGTATGTGCTAAGCTCACTGGGTATTTACAGTGTTTGCCCGGGAACCGACCAGTATGTACTGGGAAGCCCGGTGTTTGACAAAGCTTCTGTAAAAATGGAAAACGGTAAAACGTTTACCATAGTAGCAGACGGTAACAGTAAAGAAAATGTGTACATACAGTCGGCAACGTTAAACGGTAAAGAGTATACAAAAAACTATATTACGTATGGCGATATTAACAGTGGCGGTACGCTTGTACTTAAAATGGGAAACAAGCCTAACACGTCGCGCGGTATAGCACCTTCAGACAGTCCATATTCAGTATCTGCCAAACAATAA
- a CDS encoding SusC/RagA family TonB-linked outer membrane protein: MRNILMLLLLIPVLSFAQQSEVKGKVLSSDGEALFGVNVIVKGKNTGTITDDKGEFRISAGSKDVLQFSYIGFITQNIEVGNKKHIDVSMTVDVASLNEVIVVGYGKTKRITNTGSVSSIKAEEIKYTPTSSVQNALAGRLPGFFSQQRSGQPGRDAADFYIRGVSSLNSDGNRPLIIVDDIEYSYDQLQQINMNEIESISILKDASTTAIYGVKGANGVLVVKTRRGAEGKPRVNFRMESGLQNPVRTPKFLRSYQTATLVNEAYRNDGLQVPFSERDLQLFKDGTDPYGHPDVDWYNRIFKDVAYQQNANVDISGGSKNLKYFITGGAFSQNGLVRDFAGKDDDINNNYFYRRYNFRSNLDYNVTKTLSFRLDMSSRFSNINQPHNQNVVGEIYDWTKIHPYSAPFLNPDGSYAYAYDTTGNLPTINARLANGGYDRINRTDSNILFDAKQDFGDYIKGLSAIVRFSYSSIDETQRSVIRDAFPTYHYNPVNDSYNIDPRGNYAYGSYYVTGGQNTSSHGLTLQGFLNYERDFNEDHHFNSTLLYNRQSTAALSGVPANFKGYTGKFHYDFKDKYMVDFNAAYNGTDRFQASKRFGFFPALGAGYAISEEDFFKNKFSFVQLLKIRGSYGLVGSDATSGSRYLYQQVYQSGGGYNFGYSGYPTVYEGDLGNNNVTWEKERKFDLGLDVNLFNSLSLTAEFFHNVRYDQLVTRQDIPLILGVGVSPSNVAKTQNKGYELQVTYHTKVAKDLEFNSNFTFSYAKNKILYMAEAQKTYPYLQQTGHSIGQPFGYTYTGFYSEADIAANNDSNPNNNVPTPNVPVQAGDLKYKDLNGDGVINDFDKGAIGKPNLPTTTYGINLGLTYKGFTARVLFQGSYDYSFSVVGKGIEPFQSQFQPLHLDRWTPDNAASAEFPRLTTNPNTVNSPSNYMSNFWLINAWYLRLKTLEVSYQFPNSWLPMGVNSGRFYANAYNLATWTSYTKYQQDPEISSNTSGDSYLNQRVVSLGVQIGF; the protein is encoded by the coding sequence ATGAGAAATATATTAATGTTATTACTGCTTATCCCTGTACTTTCATTTGCCCAGCAGTCTGAAGTTAAAGGTAAGGTGCTGTCTTCTGACGGAGAGGCCCTCTTTGGGGTAAACGTTATTGTAAAGGGCAAAAATACAGGTACCATTACAGATGATAAGGGAGAGTTTAGGATAAGTGCCGGCTCTAAAGATGTTTTACAGTTTTCTTACATCGGTTTTATAACCCAGAATATAGAAGTAGGCAATAAAAAACACATCGACGTATCTATGACGGTAGATGTAGCCTCGCTAAACGAAGTTATTGTAGTAGGGTATGGTAAAACAAAAAGGATTACCAACACCGGATCTGTAAGTTCGATAAAAGCTGAGGAAATTAAGTATACACCTACATCATCGGTACAAAATGCCCTTGCGGGCAGGCTTCCGGGCTTCTTTAGCCAGCAGCGCTCAGGCCAGCCGGGACGCGATGCCGCAGATTTTTACATCCGTGGGGTAAGCTCGCTAAACAGCGATGGTAACAGGCCACTTATCATTGTAGATGATATTGAGTATTCTTACGATCAGCTACAGCAAATAAACATGAACGAGATAGAGAGTATCTCTATACTTAAAGATGCTTCTACAACAGCTATCTACGGTGTTAAAGGTGCTAACGGTGTACTTGTGGTAAAAACAAGGAGGGGAGCCGAAGGTAAGCCTCGTGTAAACTTCAGGATGGAATCGGGCCTTCAAAATCCTGTAAGGACACCTAAATTCCTTAGGTCGTACCAAACCGCTACACTCGTTAATGAAGCGTATAGAAACGATGGCCTTCAGGTGCCATTTAGCGAACGCGACCTTCAGTTGTTTAAAGATGGTACAGATCCTTACGGACACCCGGATGTAGACTGGTACAACAGGATATTTAAAGATGTGGCGTATCAGCAAAATGCTAACGTAGACATATCCGGAGGTTCTAAAAACCTTAAGTACTTTATTACCGGTGGTGCCTTTTCGCAAAACGGCCTTGTAAGAGATTTTGCAGGTAAAGATGATGATATCAACAACAACTATTTTTACAGGAGGTACAACTTCCGTTCTAACCTTGATTATAACGTAACCAAGACTTTATCATTCAGGTTAGACATGAGTTCGCGTTTTTCTAACATTAACCAGCCTCATAACCAAAATGTGGTAGGAGAGATATATGACTGGACTAAAATACACCCGTACTCTGCTCCATTCTTAAATCCTGATGGGTCGTATGCTTACGCCTATGATACTACAGGCAACCTGCCTACCATCAACGCACGATTGGCTAACGGCGGTTATGACCGCATTAACAGAACAGACTCTAATATTTTATTTGATGCCAAACAGGATTTTGGAGACTACATAAAAGGGCTTTCTGCTATTGTAAGGTTCTCTTATTCGAGTATTGATGAAACGCAGCGTAGTGTAATAAGGGATGCTTTCCCTACTTATCATTACAACCCTGTTAATGACAGCTACAATATAGACCCCCGTGGTAACTATGCTTACGGATCGTATTATGTAACCGGAGGTCAAAATACATCAAGCCACGGTCTTACACTTCAGGGTTTCTTAAACTACGAAAGAGATTTTAACGAAGACCATCATTTTAACAGCACCTTGTTGTACAACAGGCAGAGTACAGCAGCATTATCTGGCGTACCGGCAAACTTTAAAGGCTACACAGGTAAATTCCACTATGACTTTAAAGATAAATACATGGTAGATTTTAATGCTGCATATAATGGTACAGACAGGTTTCAGGCAAGTAAGCGTTTTGGCTTCTTTCCTGCACTGGGTGCCGGTTATGCCATATCTGAAGAAGATTTCTTTAAAAACAAATTCTCTTTTGTACAACTGTTAAAAATAAGAGGATCTTACGGGCTTGTAGGGTCAGATGCTACAAGCGGCAGCAGGTACCTGTACCAGCAGGTTTACCAGAGCGGTGGAGGTTATAACTTTGGTTACAGCGGCTACCCTACAGTATATGAAGGTGACCTGGGTAACAACAATGTAACCTGGGAAAAGGAGCGTAAGTTTGATCTTGGTTTAGATGTGAACCTTTTCAACAGCCTGTCTTTAACAGCAGAGTTTTTCCATAACGTAAGGTACGACCAGTTGGTAACCCGTCAGGATATACCGCTTATACTGGGTGTGGGTGTATCGCCAAGTAACGTGGCAAAAACACAAAATAAAGGTTATGAACTTCAGGTTACATATCATACAAAAGTAGCTAAGGATCTGGAGTTTAATTCTAACTTTACGTTCTCGTATGCTAAGAATAAGATATTGTATATGGCAGAAGCGCAAAAAACATATCCATATTTACAACAGACAGGCCACTCTATAGGACAGCCGTTTGGGTATACATATACAGGTTTTTACAGTGAGGCAGATATAGCTGCTAATAACGATAGTAACCCTAATAATAATGTACCAACACCAAATGTACCGGTACAGGCAGGCGACCTTAAGTATAAAGACCTTAATGGCGATGGCGTTATTAACGATTTTGATAAAGGAGCTATTGGTAAGCCAAACTTACCTACTACAACCTATGGTATTAATTTGGGGCTTACTTACAAAGGCTTTACTGCGAGGGTACTTTTTCAGGGATCGTATGATTACAGCTTTAGCGTAGTGGGTAAAGGTATAGAGCCGTTCCAGAGCCAGTTCCAGCCATTACATTTAGACCGCTGGACACCGGATAATGCAGCTTCAGCAGAGTTTCCAAGACTGACTACGAACCCTAACACGGTTAATAGCCCGTCAAACTATATGTCTAATTTCTGGCTTATCAATGCGTGGTACCTGCGTTTAAAAACACTCGAAGTGTCGTACCAGTTCCCTAACTCCTGGTTGCCAATGGGCGTTAACAGCGGCAGGTTCTATGCTAATGCTTATAACCTTGCTACCTGGACGAGCTATACAAAATACCAGCAAGACCCTGAGATCAGTTCTAACACTTCCGGAGATTCATACCTTAACCAGAGGGTAGTGAGCCTGGGTGTTCAAATAGGATTTTAA
- a CDS encoding RagB/SusD family nutrient uptake outer membrane protein, producing the protein MKKILYISLLALVCGIFSCTSDYETVPVEQFTEDLVFSRTDSIGSKAKEFLNAIYSTMPNGINRVGGDYLDAATDDAISSSLGQTDVDNLAAGNFTSMTRIATDMTWGTNYSAIRRVNIFIRGIDRVPLKFTFNDNQPMNRAWKAEAKFIRALHYFELIKRYGGVPVVGNEVMDLEDDIELPRKSFSECVEYIVGELDAIKDSLRVIPIPNAQADAHVVTKGAALALKSRVLLYAASPLFNGGNIASGNEFTGYTDNSQDRWKRAADAARDFISTQTGYSLQPNFVDAFITDGSPEVIFFRQGGRNKDLEKAHAPIGYATPNDSRGRTSPSQNLVEAFPMLDGKAITDATSAYTYSVADQYANRDPRLNYTVFHDGSRWLNTTVQTYVGGKDNPNAAIQKTKTSYYMRKFMGRFEDTDDYQDTRHNWIMFRYAEILLNFAEAENEFGGPTNEVYQVLTQLRARAGIQAGTNNLYGLTAGMSKDQMREAIHTERRIEMAFEEQRYWDIRRWKTAQAVYSQPVRGLQIVQVGGTKNYNTITVRSTTFNEARYLYPIPYSEVVKNGNMVQNPGW; encoded by the coding sequence ATGAAAAAGATATTATATATAAGCCTGTTAGCTTTAGTATGCGGTATATTTTCGTGTACGAGCGACTATGAAACCGTGCCGGTAGAACAGTTTACAGAAGACCTTGTGTTTTCAAGGACCGACTCAATAGGTTCTAAGGCAAAAGAATTTCTTAATGCCATCTACTCTACTATGCCAAATGGTATAAACAGGGTAGGCGGAGATTATCTTGATGCAGCTACAGATGATGCCATATCATCATCACTTGGGCAGACAGATGTAGATAACCTGGCAGCGGGTAACTTTACCTCAATGACGCGCATAGCAACAGATATGACCTGGGGTACAAATTATAGTGCCATAAGGCGTGTAAACATTTTTATAAGGGGCATAGACCGTGTGCCGTTAAAGTTCACCTTTAACGATAACCAGCCCATGAACCGTGCCTGGAAAGCCGAGGCTAAATTTATAAGGGCGTTACATTATTTTGAACTTATAAAAAGATATGGTGGTGTGCCGGTAGTAGGCAATGAAGTTATGGATCTTGAAGATGATATTGAACTGCCAAGAAAAAGTTTTTCTGAATGTGTAGAGTACATTGTTGGAGAGCTTGATGCTATAAAAGACAGCCTAAGGGTAATACCTATACCTAACGCACAGGCCGATGCCCATGTTGTTACAAAAGGCGCTGCACTAGCTCTAAAAAGCAGGGTGTTGTTGTATGCTGCCAGCCCATTGTTTAATGGAGGTAACATTGCATCGGGCAATGAATTTACAGGTTATACAGATAATAGCCAGGACCGTTGGAAAAGGGCTGCCGATGCAGCGCGTGACTTTATTAGCACGCAAACCGGCTACAGCTTACAGCCAAATTTTGTAGATGCTTTTATTACTGATGGTAGCCCTGAGGTAATCTTCTTTAGGCAGGGTGGCAGGAACAAAGACCTTGAAAAGGCACATGCGCCTATAGGTTATGCCACACCAAACGATTCTCGTGGCAGGACAAGCCCTTCTCAAAATTTAGTAGAGGCGTTCCCAATGTTAGACGGTAAAGCTATAACTGATGCTACATCGGCGTATACATACAGCGTTGCTGACCAATATGCAAACAGGGACCCGAGGTTAAACTATACCGTTTTTCATGATGGATCAAGATGGCTTAATACTACGGTGCAAACCTATGTGGGAGGTAAGGACAACCCTAATGCTGCAATACAAAAGACCAAAACAAGCTATTATATGCGCAAGTTTATGGGGCGTTTTGAAGATACAGATGATTACCAGGATACAAGGCACAACTGGATCATGTTCAGGTATGCTGAAATACTGCTGAATTTTGCCGAAGCCGAAAATGAGTTTGGCGGTCCTACTAATGAGGTATATCAGGTGCTTACACAGCTGCGTGCACGTGCGGGTATACAAGCGGGTACTAACAATCTTTACGGCCTTACCGCTGGTATGAGCAAAGACCAGATGCGCGAAGCTATACATACCGAAAGGCGTATAGAAATGGCTTTTGAAGAACAGCGCTACTGGGATATCAGGAGGTGGAAAACTGCACAGGCAGTATATTCTCAGCCGGTAAGAGGCCTGCAAATCGTGCAGGTAGGGGGCACTAAAAACTACAATACTATAACAGTAAGATCCACAACTTTTAACGAAGCACGATACCTGTATCCTATACCTTATAGTGAGGTGGTTAAAAATGGCAACATGGTACAAAACCCGGGCTGGTAA
- a CDS encoding SusC/RagA family TonB-linked outer membrane protein codes for MHDSYINNKFKCIAVLMLLLLSCNIFAQENLDQPADANQIKGKVIDEYGNTVNGVVLQTIDKDSITTTINEGDFAFSFQEHKDVYFSHPKYYVEKVSFTPDNLSAEVKVTLREKFLKQTNELSVLFDKVQKDHFLGAASTIYTPQLTTTLQQTYAHALPGRLAGLYTEQYRGLRDPQTTANTDFNVYTGAGIPLPGQRSITSDNTQFNLTLRGQNPVVVIDGVQRDLSSIDPQNIESISVQKDALSSILLGMRSSRGMLIINTKEPDKQGFRLNFTAETGFQQSMNLPKPLPAYQYAYLLNEGLQRIGVSPVYSEADYQKFKDGSSPFTHPDVNWYSKVLRNNAPLSIYNLNVNGGGKTARYFLSLGYYTQDGFFKTADNNDYETNQTLDRYLVTTKVDINVTDDFKVGLSLFGRIEDGNQPGATTNSVLSTLYTTPNNAYPVYNPNGTYGGSRAFTRNVWEMATNSGYLQDNKKDVLTTVNLDYDFNKILKGLTFKGITSISVQNRTAISRVKQSQVYDYTLNDSGAEGYSVYGTVSPQTNNFISVGNSRYFFGQAALNYKRTFGVHNIEAKALADTYSVTTNYDLPNTPADIAGTVKYNISEKYFAEAAINRSFYNGYRPGQQWGTFYAFGLGYDIAKEDFLKDVSWIDQLKLRTVCGRTGNGIDNAGYYNWRQTFSTTNAFDNNTYPLGYSGSTGLGVVENAPLFNPNVTWEKANKFDVGVDISLFKNHLNITADYYYDKYFDLLQTRGKSIEIIGFTYPAENIGKNLYKGGEISITYQNNIGDFNYYVTGNWSQQASKREFFDEQFKPYGYNKVTGNPVNTIYGYVADGFFQSREEIANSATINNNTIQPGDIKYKDLNGDGVINDFDVTAIGNLKPLSFYGIEAGFNYRGFDFNVLVQGVYNRDIVYNNDVMQTGFININQSYGQAYEPVIGRWTPENPTGATTPGIRPGVDVFFNPSPNFSNSSSFFVQSGDYFRIKNFTVGYTFPKVLTGMSLRIFAQGLNLLTVTPFKYGDPEVASFTSYPNQRIFSGGVNLKF; via the coding sequence ATGCACGATTCTTATATAAACAACAAGTTTAAATGCATTGCTGTGCTTATGCTGCTCTTGCTGTCCTGCAATATTTTTGCCCAGGAGAACTTAGACCAGCCGGCCGATGCAAACCAGATAAAAGGTAAAGTAATAGATGAGTATGGCAATACCGTTAATGGTGTTGTACTACAAACTATAGATAAAGATTCTATAACAACAACAATAAATGAAGGCGATTTTGCCTTTAGCTTTCAGGAGCATAAGGATGTCTACTTTTCTCATCCTAAATATTATGTAGAAAAAGTAAGCTTTACGCCGGATAATCTTTCGGCAGAGGTAAAGGTTACACTACGTGAAAAGTTTTTAAAACAAACAAACGAGCTTAGTGTGCTTTTTGACAAAGTACAAAAAGATCATTTCCTGGGCGCGGCGTCTACTATTTATACACCACAGCTAACCACTACGCTGCAGCAAACATATGCACACGCGTTACCGGGCAGGCTTGCAGGTTTATATACAGAGCAATACCGTGGTCTTAGGGATCCTCAAACAACAGCAAATACAGATTTTAACGTATATACCGGCGCGGGCATACCGCTACCGGGGCAACGTTCTATAACGTCAGATAATACACAGTTTAACCTTACACTGCGCGGGCAAAACCCGGTAGTGGTTATAGATGGTGTACAGCGCGACCTTTCCTCTATCGACCCGCAAAATATCGAATCTATTTCGGTACAAAAAGATGCCCTCTCATCAATACTTTTAGGTATGAGGAGTTCGAGGGGTATGCTTATTATTAATACTAAAGAGCCGGATAAACAAGGATTCAGGCTAAACTTTACTGCCGAAACAGGTTTTCAGCAGTCTATGAACCTGCCAAAACCATTACCGGCATACCAGTATGCTTACCTGCTTAACGAGGGACTGCAAAGAATAGGTGTTTCTCCGGTATATAGCGAAGCAGATTATCAAAAGTTTAAAGATGGCTCAAGCCCGTTTACGCATCCTGATGTAAACTGGTACAGCAAGGTGTTGAGAAACAATGCACCGCTTTCTATTTACAACCTAAATGTTAACGGAGGCGGTAAAACAGCACGCTATTTCTTAAGCCTGGGTTATTATACCCAGGACGGTTTCTTTAAAACGGCTGATAATAATGACTATGAAACTAACCAGACGCTTGACCGATACCTTGTAACTACAAAAGTAGACATAAATGTTACCGATGATTTTAAGGTAGGATTAAGCCTTTTTGGAAGGATAGAAGATGGTAACCAGCCGGGTGCAACAACAAACTCGGTATTGTCTACACTGTACACAACACCTAACAATGCTTATCCGGTATACAACCCTAATGGTACTTATGGCGGTAGCCGTGCATTTACAAGAAACGTTTGGGAAATGGCAACAAACTCTGGTTACCTACAGGATAACAAAAAAGATGTGCTTACTACCGTAAATCTTGATTACGATTTTAATAAGATATTAAAAGGATTAACCTTTAAAGGTATTACCAGTATTTCTGTACAAAACAGGACGGCAATATCCAGGGTAAAACAGAGCCAGGTATACGATTATACGCTAAATGACAGCGGTGCAGAAGGATACTCTGTATACGGTACGGTATCTCCGCAAACCAATAACTTTATATCGGTAGGTAACTCAAGATACTTCTTTGGGCAGGCAGCCTTAAATTATAAAAGAACCTTTGGTGTACACAATATAGAAGCTAAAGCGCTTGCAGATACTTATTCGGTAACCACTAACTACGACCTTCCTAACACTCCGGCAGATATAGCAGGAACAGTAAAATACAACATTAGCGAAAAATACTTTGCTGAGGCCGCTATAAACAGGAGTTTTTATAACGGTTACAGGCCGGGGCAGCAATGGGGTACATTCTATGCTTTTGGCTTAGGATATGATATAGCTAAAGAAGATTTTCTTAAAGATGTATCGTGGATAGACCAGCTTAAACTGCGCACCGTTTGTGGGCGTACCGGTAACGGTATAGATAATGCAGGCTATTATAACTGGAGGCAGACATTTAGTACTACCAATGCCTTTGACAATAATACATATCCATTAGGATATTCTGGTAGTACAGGTCTGGGTGTAGTAGAAAATGCGCCATTGTTCAACCCTAATGTTACCTGGGAAAAGGCTAATAAATTTGATGTGGGTGTAGACATCAGCCTCTTTAAAAATCACCTGAACATTACTGCAGATTACTACTATGACAAGTATTTTGACCTGTTGCAAACGCGTGGTAAAAGTATAGAGATCATTGGATTTACATACCCTGCCGAAAACATAGGCAAGAACCTTTATAAAGGTGGCGAAATATCAATAACATACCAAAACAATATTGGCGACTTTAACTACTATGTTACAGGAAACTGGTCGCAACAGGCATCAAAACGTGAGTTTTTTGACGAGCAGTTTAAGCCATATGGCTATAATAAGGTAACAGGCAATCCTGTAAACACTATTTATGGTTATGTTGCAGATGGTTTCTTCCAGAGCAGGGAAGAGATAGCTAACAGTGCTACTATTAATAATAATACCATTCAGCCGGGCGATATCAAATATAAAGATCTTAACGGCGATGGAGTAATAAACGACTTCGACGTTACAGCTATTGGTAATCTTAAGCCACTATCTTTCTATGGTATAGAGGCAGGTTTTAATTACAGAGGTTTTGATTTTAACGTACTCGTACAGGGCGTTTACAACAGGGATATCGTTTATAATAACGACGTAATGCAAACCGGTTTTATAAACATTAACCAGAGTTATGGCCAGGCTTACGAGCCGGTTATAGGCCGCTGGACACCTGAAAACCCTACGGGGGCTACAACACCGGGTATCCGCCCGGGAGTAGACGTGTTCTTTAATCCGTCTCCAAACTTTTCTAACAGTTCGTCATTTTTCGTACAGTCAGGAGATTATTTCAGGATAAAGAACTTTACGGTAGGTTACACGTTTCCTAAAGTGCTAACAGGTATGTCGCTAAGGATATTTGCCCAGGGGCTAAACCTGCTAACGGTTACTCCGTTTAAATATGGCGACCCGGAGGTGGCATCTTTTACAAGCTATCCTAACCAGCGGATATTTAGCGGTGGTGTAAACCTTAAATTTTAA